One stretch of Chryseobacterium sp. LJ668 DNA includes these proteins:
- a CDS encoding beta-ketoacyl-ACP synthase III — protein MQDVFITKASTYLPNEPVSNDEMESYLGLVNNTPSKARALILRNNKITTRYYALDKEGKPTHTNAQITAKAVEGLFDEHFKKEDMQLLSCGTSSADQIQPSHSSMVHGELNIGKSVEINTATGLCNSGMNALNYGFLNIKAGVKDNAVCVGSERMSAWMTADKFNHEAENLKLLEERPIVAFKREFLRWMLSDGASAFLLEPQPRENETSLKIEWIDFYSYAHEIEACMYSGCEKQEDGSLKSWAEYPAEEWLNQSIFALKQDTKILDKYILVKGAESLRTSFDKHELDPDSIDHVLAHISSGYFKEGLKEEFANVGLDFPWEKWFYNLSEVGNVGAGSIFIAVEQLMNSGKLKKGERILLCVPESGRFAYSCALLTVC, from the coding sequence ATGCAAGACGTATTTATAACAAAAGCTTCAACATACTTGCCGAATGAGCCGGTTTCGAATGACGAAATGGAAAGCTATCTTGGCCTGGTAAATAATACACCTTCTAAAGCGCGAGCTTTGATTCTAAGGAATAATAAAATCACAACAAGATATTACGCTTTAGATAAAGAAGGGAAACCTACGCATACTAACGCCCAGATCACCGCCAAAGCCGTAGAAGGTCTTTTTGATGAGCACTTCAAAAAAGAAGATATGCAGCTTCTATCTTGCGGAACATCTTCTGCGGATCAGATTCAGCCGTCGCACTCATCAATGGTGCATGGCGAACTGAACATCGGGAAGTCTGTAGAAATTAATACTGCAACAGGACTTTGCAATTCAGGGATGAATGCACTGAACTATGGTTTTCTAAACATTAAAGCAGGAGTAAAAGACAATGCAGTCTGTGTAGGTTCTGAGAGAATGTCTGCATGGATGACTGCCGATAAATTCAATCACGAGGCAGAAAACTTAAAATTGCTTGAAGAAAGACCAATCGTAGCTTTCAAAAGAGAATTTTTGAGATGGATGCTTTCTGATGGTGCTTCAGCATTTTTATTGGAACCACAACCAAGAGAAAATGAAACTTCGTTGAAGATCGAATGGATTGATTTCTACTCTTACGCTCACGAAATTGAAGCATGTATGTATTCCGGCTGCGAAAAACAGGAAGACGGAAGCCTGAAATCTTGGGCAGAATATCCTGCTGAAGAATGGCTGAACCAATCTATTTTTGCTTTAAAACAAGACACTAAGATTTTAGATAAATACATTCTGGTAAAAGGTGCTGAAAGTTTGAGAACTTCATTCGACAAGCACGAGCTTGATCCCGATTCAATCGATCACGTTTTGGCACATATTTCTTCTGGATACTTCAAAGAAGGCTTGAAAGAAGAATTTGCGAATGTAGGATTAGATTTCCCTTGGGAAAAATGGTTCTATAATCTTTCAGAAGTCGGAAATGTAGGTGCAGGATCTATATTTATTGCTGTTGAGCAATTGATGAATTCAGGAAAACTTAAAAAAGGTGAAAGAATTCTTCTTTGTGTTCCTGAAAGCGGAAGATTTGCTTATTCATGTGCTTTATTAACGGTTTGCTAA